One Fusarium falciforme chromosome 1, complete sequence genomic window carries:
- a CDS encoding Proliferating cell nuclear antigen, with protein MLEARLDQAQILKKVVDSIKDLVQDCNFDCNDTGIALQAMDNSHVALVSMMLKAEAFSPYRCDRNISLGVNLTSLTKVLRAAQNEDQLTLKAEDGPDVLNLAFENAENDRISEYDLKLMDIDQEHLGIPDTEYAATIAMPSGEFRRICTDLMAMSESVVIEASKDGVKFACSGDIGNGSVMLRTHTDLDKPDNNVAIELTEPVSLTFSLKYLVNFCKAVGLSNQVKICLSNEVPLLVEYQIAGSSHLRFYLAPKASHPILSTIVFSLLTWVRKTDW; from the exons ATGTTGGAAGCACGACTCGACCAGGCCCAGATCCTGAAAAAGGTGGTGGACTCGATCAAGGACCTGGTCCAGGACTGCAACTTCGACTGCAATGACACTGGCATCGCCCTCCAGGCCATGGACAACTCGCATGTTGCCCTCGTCTCCATgatgctcaaggccgaggcctTCTCTCCCTACCGCTGCGATCGCAACATCTCGCTGGGTGTCAACCTCACCTCGCTGACCAAGGTGCTGCGCGCTGCCCAGAACGAGGACCAGTTGACCCTCAAGGCTGAAGATGGGCCCGACGTGCTCAACCTGGCCTTTGAGAACGCAGAGAACGACCGCATCAGCGAGTACGATCTCAAGCTCATGGACATTGACCAGGAGCACCTGGGTATCCCCGACACCGAGTATGCCGCTACTATTGCGATGCCCTCGGGCGAGTTTCGACGCATCTGCACGGATCTGATGGCCATGTCAGAATCAG TCGTCATCGAGGCTTCCAAGGACGGTGTCAAGTTTGCATGCAGCGGTGACATTGGTAACGGCTCTGTCATGCTGCGCACCCACACCGACCTCGACAAGCCTGATAACAACGTCGCCATTGAGCTGACGGAGCCCGTCTCTCTCACTTTCTCCCTCAAGTACCTCGTCAACTTCTGCAAGGCGGTCGGTCTTTCGAACCAGGTCAAGATCTGCCTCTCTAACGAAGTGCCACTCTTGGTTGAGTACCAGATTGCAGGCTCCAGCCACCTGCGCTTCTACCTCGCCCCCAAGGCAAGTCATCCCATACTCAGCACTATTGTTTTTAGCTTACTAACATGGGTCCGTAAAACAGATTGGTGA